In Lotus japonicus ecotype B-129 chromosome 5, LjGifu_v1.2, one genomic interval encodes:
- the LOC130718014 gene encoding uncharacterized protein LOC130718014 translates to MTLEDFFTLTEMKDGLTAPSRVEELISAMQREQDSVVKNAGDATRQWASVASTIAATENKDCLDLFIQLDGLRFINRWLNDAQNVGFSANDGTIEESITAMLRAVEKLYIDREKSISSGIWATVSNLLGHQSSKVQDRARVLYDNWKGGGNGDAESQHSDIGRMNVSDKVVREECHLSSVKEAGNDDDHASRVVGGEESLLRSSDSQLPEKIANVQIHNSDNAFQSSLSLDCEDTKEKSNQLAIVLVPTQEITPVGEAGMTSSETHNLPAPKQGSFKGQPDDLQLGDLSKKEMEDQNANCPPEKLRAPHISLALIQPDPGPVSIGASEASIKPESDLEHNIKSNEDGVCHKIIVSDSVGITASDRMSEVGDAKALNSSNPQPDKATENNDGCCSNTMQDLSISGIKLEKPEDLQMSFLETEDGREVKEEGKGHVSNNDNGTSNGSESFKQGKGPRSPKIIDKNSDIELDCGIVDALEVARQVAQEVERDVKAVKEDSHVSTQGDDTSNGSDSFKQGEGPKSPGVVDKNSDMELEYGIVDALEVARQVAEEVEREIQNSSSEKISEGGNRQAGSSDSVGKNDELARVLPEEVSSRQSNPAEACSEEEGHMSVLGDIEAEPEGPECLPDLESSQVTEAARDPGGNSEKSLCTFDLNEEVGSDDVGVSSNAMSTTPIPIVSASRTAQTSGLPTAPLKFDGTLQWKGSAATSAFRPASPHENTESEKNVSVGGNSDISKQRQDCLDIDLNVAEGEEEFVKQIGESPGLPSGQSSVELSPKRSRRFELDLNSVGDDGDTQPSDQRMEGQLLSGRNGYWSPSPASSSSSMQPSVRNIDLNDKPLFQTDLVDKARPTKSSSNVETYGLSKSDAPVISILGAKVEVGRKEFVPQIWSIPNGKAIIEPAMDLTMSGAGGVLGLTPTVPYNNHSTVFGYNQLTSASPLSLSSAKYGSGGTIPYMVDSRGAPIVPQVGAGVGPSSYTQPPFIMSMTGTQLGLNGVGPSRPNFDLNSGLLIDGGNRDALATRPFFFPAQGRAMEEQHVRTLPQSSSSSGVGGKRKEPDSSWETYPFSYKHQQPPWK, encoded by the coding sequence ATGACTCTTGAAGATTTCTTTACCTTGACTGAGATGAAAGATGGGCTCACAGCCCCTTCTCGAGTCGAGGAGTTGATCTCTGCAATGCAAAGGGAGCAAGATTCTGTTGTTAAGAATGCTGGTGATGCAACAAGGCAGTGGGCATCTGTTGCTAGCACTATTGCTGCTACAGAGAACAAAGATTGTCTTGATCTTTTTATTCAATTAGATGGACTTCGGTTTATCAATAGATGGTTAAATGATGCTCAAAATGTTGGTTTCAGTGCAAACGATGGCACCATTGAAGAGTCAATTACCGCAATGTTACGAGCAGTTGAAAAGCTGTATATAGACAGAGAGAAGTCAATTTCATCAGGAATCTGGGCAACTGTAAGTAACCTTCTTGGTCATCAGAGCTCTAAGGTTCAGGATAGAGCAAGAGTATTATATGACAACTGGAAAGGAGGTGGAAATGGAGATGCTGAATCTCAACATTCAGATATTGGTAGAATGAACGTGAGTGATAAGGTTGTTAGGGAGGAGTGCCACTTGTCTTCTGTGAAAGAAGCTGGCAATGATGATGATCATGCCTCACGAGTTGTTGGAGGTGAGGAGTCTCTATTGAGAAGCTCAGACAGTCAGTTACCAGAAAAGATTGCTAATGTGCAGATACATAATTCTGACAACGCATTCCAGTCCTCTCTAAGTTTGGATTGTGAAGATACCAAAGAGAAATCAAACCAACTTGCTATTGTTTTGGTTCCTACTCAAGAAATTACTCCCGTAGGTGAAGCTGGGATGACATCATCTGAGACCCATAACTTACCTGCTCCAAAGCAAGGCAGTTTCAAAGGACAACCAGATGATTTACAGTTAGGTGATTTATCCAAAAAGGAGATGGAAGATCAAAATGCTAATTGTCCTCCAGAAAAATTAAGGGCACCTCATATCTCTTTAGCTCTAATACAGCCTGATCCTGGACCTGTTTCTATTGGTGCTAGTGAAGCATCAATTAAGCCGGAATCTGATTTAGAACATAACATTAAAAGCAATGAGGATGGTGTTTGTCATAAAATAATTGTTTCTGATAGCGTGGGAATAACTGCATCTGATAGAATGAGTGAGGTGGGTGATGCCAAAGCTTTAAATTCTAGCAATCCGCAACCAGACAAAGCTACAGAAAACAATGATGGGTGTTGTTCTAATACAATGCAGGACTTGTCAATCAGTGGCATTAAGTTGGAAAAGCCCGAGGATTTACAGATGTCTTTCCTCGAAACAGAAGATGGCAGAGAAGTAAAGGAAGAAGGCAAGGGCCATGTTTCTAATAATGACAATGGCACCTCAAATGGTTCTGAATCTTTTAAACAAGGAAAAGGTCCTAGAAGCCCCAAGATTATTGACAAGAATTCTGACATAGAACTTGATTGTGGTATTGTTGATGCTCTAGAAGTTGCTCGACAAGTTGCTCAGGAAGTTGAGAGAGATGTCAAAGCAGTAAAGGAGGACAGCCATGTCTCTACTCAAGGTGACGATACCTCAAATGGTTCTGATTCTTTTAAACAGGGGGAAGGTCCCAAAAGCCCTGGCGTTGTTGACAAGAATTCTGACATGGAACTTGAGTATGGTATTGTTGATGCTTTAGAAGTTGCTCGACAAGTTGCTGAAGAAGTTGAGAGAGAAATCCAGAACTCTTCTTCAGAGAAAATCTCAGAAGGCGGGAACAGGCAAGCTGGCAGTTCAGATTCTGTAGGGAAAAATGATGAACTTGCTCGTGTCCTACCTGAGGAGGTATCATCCAGGCAAAGCAACCCTGCTGAGGCATGTTCTGAAGAGGAAGGGCATATGAGTGTTTTAGGTGATATTGAGGCTGAGCCAGAAGGCCCAGAATGCCTCCCTGACTTGGAGTCCTCGCAGGTGACTGAAGCAGCTCGAGATCCAGGAGGTAATTCAGAAAAAAGCCTCTGTACCTTTGATCTCAAtgaagaagttggttctgatgaCGTGGGTGTTTCTTCTAATGCAATGTCTACCACGCCAATACCTATTGTCTCTGCTTCAAGGACTGCACAAACTTCTGGGTTGCCAACAGCCCCTTTAAAGTTTGATGGAACACTTCAATGGAAAGGATCGGCTGCCACCAGTGCCTTTCGTCCTGCATCACCTCATGAAAATACGGAAAGTGAAAAGAATGTTTCTGTTGGTGGCAACTCTGATATTTCCAAGCAGAGGCAGGATTGCCTTGATATTGATCTAAATGTGGCTGAGGGTGAAGAAGAATTTGTAAAACAAATTGGTGAATCGCCAGGCCTTCCTTCTGGGCAATCATCAGTGGAACTTAGTCCTAAAAGATCAAGGAGGTTCGAGTTGGATCTAAACAgtgttggtgatgatggtgataccCAACCTTCGGATCAGAGGATGGAGGGGCAACTCTTATCAGGAAGAAATGGCTATTGGAGCCCATCACCTGCATCGTCATCATCGTCGATGCAGCCTTCAGTTCGAAACATTGATTTGAATGACAAACCGCTTTTTCAAACCGATTTAGTGGACAAAGCGCGGCCTACAAAGTCGTCTTCAAATGTTGAAACGTATGGACTTTCTAAATCAGATGCTCCTGTGATCTCAATTTTAGGTGCCAAGGTGGAAGTGGGTAGAAAAGAATTTGTTCCTCAAATTTGGTCTATACCAAATGGCAAGGCTATTATTGAGCCTGCAATGGATCTCACAATGTCTGGAGCAGGTGGTGTTTTAGGGCTGACCCCCACAGTACCCTACAATAATCATTCAACTGTTTTTGGATATAATCAACTGACATCAGCATCCCCCTTGTCTCTTTCATCAGCAAAGTATGGATCAGGTGGCACAATTCCATACATGGTTGACTCAAGAGGAGCTCCAATTGTGCCTCAAGTTGGTGCTGGTGTTGGACCTTCATCTTACACTCAGCCTccatttattatgagcatgacagggaCACAACTTGGTTTAAATGGTGTTGGACCTTCACGTCCCAACTTTGATCTTAACTCTGGCTTGTTGATTGATGGTGGGAATAGAGATGCTTTGGCTACAAGGCCATTTTTCTTTCCTGCTCAGGGCAGAGCTATGGAGGAGCAGCATGTAAGGACCCTTCCACAATCCTCAAGTTCTTCAGGGGTTGGTGGGAAAAGAAAAGAACCAGACAGTAGCTGGGAAACCTATCCATTTAGCTACAAACATCAGCAACCTCCGTGGAAGTAG